The segment TAGCCTCCGGATCGCGCCAGGTGTTAAACATATCGTATTCATCGCTGCCGATTATTAAGAATAATCGAGAGTCGGGATGGTTCAATTTCAATTCACTCAAGGTCTCTACCGTGTAGGAAAGATTCTTTTCCTTCTCTATCGTTGAAACCTTAAAATCCTTATTTCCCTCAATCGACAGTTCAGTCATCCTCACTCTCGCTTCATAGGATGCGAAAGCGTCTTTATGAGGAGGGGCGGCTGCTGGAATAAAGAGGATATTATCCAGTTCAAAGAAGCAGGAGGCCAACTGAGCGTGAATCATATGGCCGATGTGGGGGGGGTCGAAACATCCGCCTAACACACCTATGCGCTTCATTCAAGCTCTTTTGCGATTTTCGCGAGCACCTTCTGCGCTTTCTTCTGCCACTTTTGGTTTCCTGACAACTCTTCCATAAGCGCCTGAGCTTCTTCAAGTTCGCCCAGTTTCATCTTGCATAGGCCGAGATAGTAGCTGGTTTCGAAATTGGTTTCTTTAGCTAGAGGGTATTCACCAAGGATATACTCAAGAGACATAACGGCAGCGTTATATTCCTTGAATTTGAAATAAAGCTTGGCTGCCTCAAGCTCTTTTCTTGCTAGTTTTTCGTCTATCCTTGCCAGAAGTTTTCTTGCGTCCGGTGCGTAGATGGAATTGGGGTATTTGCGCAGAAATTCGGTAGCCATTTTTTGAACATCCAGTGTCGTTATTTGCTCTTTGTAGTAGGGTTCTGATGTCTCGAATTTGGATGTAGCCGCCTTGATCTGCGCCTGTTCTGAGTATTGTGAACCCGGATACTGCTTGTACAGGAACTCGTATTCAACCGAGGCTTCGTCGTACTTCTTCAAATTGTAATAAGATTCTGCAAGGTGAAATTGGGCTTTTTGTACATCCGGGCTCGTAGGATTATTCAGGACATAATAGTTCAGAAAAGAAATAGCCTTCCTGAAGTCCGAATTCGCAAACGCAGTCTCCCCTAAAAGAAGAACGCTGTCTTGCGGCAGTGATTCCGGTTTGACTGTTTTTGCATTAACCGAGACCGGCAAGGATAAAAGCAGTCCTGCAAAAATCATTATGGCTTGTTTCAATTCGTCTCCTCTCCTAAAAGCGCCAGTCGCTCGCGGGCCTTAGAAGCAAGAGCGGCTGATGCGTTGACGCTGAGTTTTAGAACCTCCCGGAAAGCCGCTTTGGCGCCTTCAACGTCTCCTTTCCGGAGTCTTATCTCGCCCGCAAGAAAGTAGATATCATCCTTGAGCATCTGGGATAGTTCGACCTGAAGGACCCTGGTCATGATTAAATCCGCACTGTCGAGCTGCCCCCTTTGAAAAAGATCCTCGGCGTAAAGATAAGCGTTCTGGCAGTATCTGGGTTCAAGATAATAATGCCTTTCCTGCATCGCCTGCTCGGTTGCCTGGTAGGCTTCGCCTTTGTCTCCGAGTTTTTCCAAGAGGATTATCAGTTTTTCCCATGCCATTGCTCGTGAAGTTGAATCCTTCAGCGACGCGAGGGAGCGCCGGTAGTAGTAAACACTTTTTCCGTATTCCCCGAATTTCTCATACAAATCACCCATGAGGGAATAAGCGTCGCCCATATAGATGCGCTTTGAAGTTCTTATTGCCGATTCGAAGCATTCGATAGCCAGTTCTCTTTCTCCAACCTTTCCGAGCTCAATGCCCCTTTTCTTATAAGCTAATGCGATGCTGTCTCTGTAGAGAGTGTCTGACGCAAGGGCTTTTTTGAAATTCTTTTCAGCCTCCGAGAGATTCTTGAGACCCAAGTAGGCTCTTCCCATGAGGTAATTGACTTCAGGCACAACGGGGTCATTGCTCTTTCTCAATGGGTCAAGCTCGACTATTACCTTCGAAAAGTCTCTTTTGTCAAGGGCTTCGCGGGCTTTTTTTAAACTCAAATCACTCTTGGAACCGCATCCTGAAAAGAGTGCCAAAAAAATTGGAATCAACATGTATTTCTTCATTTGCTGAACTCCTTGAAGAAGCGCTTGAATACTTTCCTCATCTTTTGAGCGGTTTCGGATGCTGCTTTTGTTATTTCTTCAAGCGTGTCTCCGTTTGACGGTTGGGGAAGGAATATAGCCATATTGGATACAACAGAAACGGCTAGAATCCTCATGCCTAGCTGTACGCCGGTAATCACCTCTGGGACCGTGGACATGCCTACAAGGTCTCCTCCAGCGCTGTGAAAAAACCTTAGTTCCGCAGGGGTTTCAAGACTTGGTCCGGCTACCGCTACATAGATGCCTGTCTTAGGTAATATTTTTTCTGCAAGAGCTGCAGCAGTAAAGCTGTTCATGAGTTCAGGATTGTATGCCTGGCTGAGTGACGGAAATCTCTGTCCCTTTGCGTCATCTGAAAAGCCCCTTAGGGGATTGACGCCCATCAGGTTGATGTGATCGGAGATGATAACAATATCCCCTATCTTGAAGTTGATGTTCAGGGCGCCAGCCGCGTTGGTCACAACCAGCATCCTTGCCCCAAGTTCACGCACGACTCTAACGGGGTAGGTTATTTCATCCATGGTGTAGCCCTCATAAAAGTGGGGTCTTCCTCTCATCACCGTCAACGGATATCCTTCAATCCGTCCGATAACCAGTTCGCCTTCATGGGACGAAACAGTAGGCGTCGGGAAATGAGGGATATGAGAGTATGGTATTATTGCCGCTTCATCAAGTTCTCCAATAGCATCCTTGAGACCTGTACCGAGTATCAAGAGCCCCTCAGGAACTATGTCAGTTGTCGAACGAATGAATTCGATACTTTCTTCAATCTGCTGTCTCGTCAATTTGAGTCTCCTTTTTCAATCTTTCGAGAATTCTTCCATAGTTGTCCGGCGTTACTTCCATCCTCCACGAGAAAAGCATGTTTTTGGGTGTGGAGACTGCATATGTCCGCTTGCAGCTTTTCAACTTCAAGTTGAGCCGAAAATCTGAGCTTCTCCGCGTCATTCTTAGCTCCTTCCCTTATCTTTTCGGAATCCTCAAGAAAGTTGCGTCCGAGAAGCTCCGCCGCGCCATGTCCCCGGGAAAGGGTATCCTTGAGAACCTGCTCCATTTTGCGGAATTCCTTGACGGTTTCCTGCTGGTCGCTGATTTTGAATTTCAAAATTCCCGTATCTGAGTTTGAACTCTTAAGCTCTGCAGCAAACTCGAAAAGGAACTCCCTTGCATCGCTTTCATGTCCTTTCAGTACCCGCCGGGATTCTTTTTTTCTGATATCTGCTGGAGTGAGGCTCATGCTCTAGTTTACCTAGCTTGCAGGAAGTGTCAATGTTCTTTCATTGAATTTCGTGTCGTGCAAGATCTGCATAAAGTGATGCAGGGTTGCGAAGGATTATTTCTTCAAGAATATCTTTCGCTTTCCCGGGATCATTCATCCTGTCTCTCAAAAGAATCGCCCGCTCGAATTTCGCTCTCGGCGCCAGAGAGCTTTCTGGCCAGTCCGTGGAAATCTTCGAGTATGCCTCGTCGGCCTCGCGATATCGTCGGAGTTTTGCCAAGCTTTGCGCCATTAAGAGCAGAGCTTCATCCGCTGCCTCTTTCGAACGCTTCTGGATTTGTGAAGAAAACGACAAGGCGTCTTCGGCATCACCCCATCGCAAGGCTGCAAGCGCCATTGCGTAATCGCTTGCATCCTGGGGAGTCGTTAATGCAATCTTGTACAAAAGAACTAGGTCGTTTTCGAGCGAGTTGCCAGGATAGCGGATGAGCAAGGATTCCATATAAAGCTTTAACGTGTCCGTTTCGCCGTCAACTGCGGCTAGAATGCCCTTAAGTAATAAAGAAGAACTGTCCTCAGGTACGCCCTTAAGAAGCTCCCCGGATTTTTCCCAATTGCCTCTCAAAAGCTCTAAGGCGGAAACCCTTACCCTTGTCCAGGCGCTGATTCCCCTGGCTTCTTCTATCTCATAAAGAGTTTTAATAGCTTCCTGGTATGTTGCTTTTGACTCCGATAGGATGAAGACCAACTCCGTTTTGGATTGAATAGACGTATCTTTCCTAAGAAGTTCTTTTGCTTTTTTTGTATCCCCCAAGGCGTGAATCATTCTTGCAGCGCCGATGTTTTCGCCGGCTTTTTCGTAAGCCTCTAACGCAACATCATACATTTTTTTCTCCTCTGCTTTTCTTCCGATTGATGCGAGTTCTCCCGAATCATTTGTATTTTCTATTATTGAAAACAAGAAAAGGGTATCGCCGAGCTGGAGCGCCGTTTCGAATGCGCTTGAATCCTTATTA is part of the bacterium genome and harbors:
- the nadD gene encoding nicotinate (nicotinamide) nucleotide adenylyltransferase: MKRIGVLGGCFDPPHIGHMIHAQLASCFFELDNILFIPAAAPPHKDAFASYEARVRMTELSIEGNKDFKVSTIEKEKNLSYTVETLSELKLNHPDSRLFLIIGSDEYDMFNTWRDPEAIIVMAELIVLPRRTATVRDTDTTRKVYFPDFPMIEVSSSMIRTRLKEGKTINYLVRDKVRDYINETNLYKEC
- the bamD gene encoding outer membrane protein assembly factor BamD, with amino-acid sequence MKQAIMIFAGLLLSLPVSVNAKTVKPESLPQDSVLLLGETAFANSDFRKAISFLNYYVLNNPTSPDVQKAQFHLAESYYNLKKYDEASVEYEFLYKQYPGSQYSEQAQIKAATSKFETSEPYYKEQITTLDVQKMATEFLRKYPNSIYAPDARKLLARIDEKLARKELEAAKLYFKFKEYNAAVMSLEYILGEYPLAKETNFETSYYLGLCKMKLGELEEAQALMEELSGNQKWQKKAQKVLAKIAKELE
- a CDS encoding tetratricopeptide repeat protein; translated protein: MKKYMLIPIFLALFSGCGSKSDLSLKKAREALDKRDFSKVIVELDPLRKSNDPVVPEVNYLMGRAYLGLKNLSEAEKNFKKALASDTLYRDSIALAYKKRGIELGKVGERELAIECFESAIRTSKRIYMGDAYSLMGDLYEKFGEYGKSVYYYRRSLASLKDSTSRAMAWEKLIILLEKLGDKGEAYQATEQAMQERHYYLEPRYCQNAYLYAEDLFQRGQLDSADLIMTRVLQVELSQMLKDDIYFLAGEIRLRKGDVEGAKAAFREVLKLSVNASAALASKARERLALLGEETN
- a CDS encoding purine-nucleoside phosphorylase, whose translation is MTRQQIEESIEFIRSTTDIVPEGLLILGTGLKDAIGELDEAAIIPYSHIPHFPTPTVSSHEGELVIGRIEGYPLTVMRGRPHFYEGYTMDEITYPVRVVRELGARMLVVTNAAGALNINFKIGDIVIISDHINLMGVNPLRGFSDDAKGQRFPSLSQAYNPELMNSFTAAALAEKILPKTGIYVAVAGPSLETPAELRFFHSAGGDLVGMSTVPEVITGVQLGMRILAVSVVSNMAIFLPQPSNGDTLEEITKAASETAQKMRKVFKRFFKEFSK